CTGTGGCCGACAGGATCGCCGATCACGCCGAACAGTTTGGTTCTTGCATTAGGCAACGCAAACTTTCTCCAAGGAGTTAAAGAATCCGGGGAAAGAGATCGTAACGCATTCGCTGCCTTTGATGACGGTTTCGCCTGCAGCCAGCAATCCGGCGATGGCAAAAGACATGGCGATGCGGTGATCGCCAAA
Above is a window of bacterium DNA encoding:
- a CDS encoding 3-phosphoshikimate 1-carboxyvinyltransferase (catalyzes the formation of 5-O-(1-carboxyvinyl)-3-phosphoshikimate from phosphoenolpyruvate and 3-phosphoshikimate in tryptophan biosynthesis), encoding AATAQNLLAMGAQIKETRDGLIITGPTPLHGAEIDSFGDHRIAMSFAIAGLLAAGETVIKGSECVTISFPGFFNSLEKVCVA